A stretch of DNA from Cytobacillus luteolus:
GAAAATTACAAGCCGATTAATAATGCAACAATGTTAGAAAATTTCATTGAACGTATATTTACAAAAACATCGGATAGTGAAATCTATTTAAGTGAATTTAACTTTAAAAATAAAGAACGATTACTAACGGAAATTGCCTATTATATGTATGAGGTAAATGACATAAATTATCGTATCCCATACAGTGTGCTAAGAGGCTTTATAGAAGAAAACTTAAGGGTAAAGAAATTTGATTACGATGAAGAAGAACTCTTACGTCACTTTATTAGAAAAGGTGTTTTAACAATTGAAAAAGATGGGCTAGAGAGATATGTGAAATTTAAGTTTACTTGTTTTTTTGAATTCTTTTTAATGAAGAATATTGATATTAATAAAAAATTCAAAGAACATGTCTTTTCAGAGGAACATTATCTCAATTTTATAGAAGAGATTGACTACTACACTGGCTTAAAAAGGGATGAAGCAGAGTTACTACAAGAATTTCAAAAAAGAATGATGAAGGAATACGATAAAATAAATACAGCAATTGAAAAAACCGATCTTGGGTATGACAATGTTTTTGAAACGTTAAAAACCATTACTGAGAAGTTAGATAAAAAGTTACTAGAAAGAATTAGCGATGAGCCAAAACCTTCCGAAGAAGAGTTTGATCATGTTTCAGATACTGCTTTAGAAAGTACAGATGAGAAACATGACATTGTTAAGAAAGAACAGGGTATCAATCCCTTAAAAAAACTAGAAAAGATGTGGGTAATCACTGCAAAAGTTTTAAAGAACACAGAAGAAACAGCAGTAGAAAACTTAAAAACACAAGCATACAGAGATATAGTAAAATGCTCTATGGCATTTGTTAGTCTATACAAATTCTTATTAGACAAATACTTTGAAGAGCAAAATGAAGAGGTTAAGCCGATTGATAGTAAGGAGGGGATGGATGATTTCATTAGAAAGTTCCTACCTGCTATCCATCAAGTTGTAGTTTACCAAACGTTAGGAACTGCTAAACTTAACATTGTTATTCAAGAGGTTATTGAAAGTATAATGGATAATCCAAACGTAACAGATCTGGAAAAGTTTATTGCTGTATTTACATATGCTGATTTAAAGGGTAAGGATTACTTAAAATACATCGACCAGTTAATTAAGAATATCAAAAGGTACTATATTAAAGACATGGTTTTTTTGAAATTGATAAACTATTACTATCAAACAAAATCTAAAGAACTTGAGGATAATTACAGATCTTTACTTGGTGAGTTGATTCCCGATAAAAAGATAAATGTTCAGTCAAAAGCTAAGTTACATCGTAAGGGAAATGTGATTAGTTTATTAAAAGAAAAAAAATTGATTAAAACAAAGTTTAGCAAAGAAGAAATTGAAGATTGATAAGAAATCCATAATAAATTAAGGCCTAATAAAAATATTATTAGGCCATTCTTTTGAAATTTGGGTTATAGAGTTTTCATAGGATGTGTATTGCATTAGATCATGCGATTGAAGAATATGCAATTCGACTTGCAGTTGCCGCAGCAATTCCACAAACCAAATCGTAAATAAAGGTAGAGGTAATCGCGTCTTTCTGAGTTCTCGAAAGAAGGCTTATCAGTTGAGTTAGGTATAATTGACACTTTGCCAAGTTTCGCAGGAGTACAATTGGAAGATTTACAAATGCTTCAATCTGGAGACATATAAGGTATTATTTACTAAATCCGAACCAATATTTAAGTGTTAACGAATCTTCATCCAAGGACAGTTATCGAGCAGATAACAATAATAAAAAAGATTTTAGAAAGATAGATTTCTTAAAATGCATGATATTTGCTCATTAAAAATCTTACCAAATCAAATTGTGCTAACCGGAGCTCTAATTATAGAAGGTTTAGGGCTTCTTCTGTTGAAATATAGAAGCAGTTTAAAGGAAGAAGGATAACACAAAATAAAGTTGAATTTTCTCTTTAAACTAATAGGGCAGGTGTTTTTTAAATGAAAGATGTTAGAGAACTAATTCATACAAGGAAATTAGGGGTAGATGAATCTGATATAAAAGCAGCAGAAAATAAGTTAGGTGCTGTTTTTCCAGACCAATATAAAGAGCTTTTCAAGTTAGTTAATAATGCAGAAATAGGTGAATGGATACTTTATCCTATCAAAGACCATAGAAATACTAAAAAGACCTGGGATGATGTTGTTAGACAAAATACTGTAGTCAGAGAAGAACATATGTCAGAAGATCTTATTGCAATCGGTGATGATGGTTCGGGAGATAAATTATGCCTTAAAGAAAATGACGGAATAATGGGGAATGAGATTTATCTTTGGTATCACGAAGATGGAGAAATCGAAGAGTATGCTTCTAGTTTGAAAGAATTTATAATTTCAATATCAGATGAAGATAACGAAGACGATTTAGAGGACGAATAAATCCTTGTTCAACAAACAGGTAGCTTTAACACAATAAGGAATAAAGTAAAGGAGCTTAAAACATGCAAAGTTTATACATTTCTTGGATATTTGGGCTCTTTTTCTATTCATAAAATATACTGCCATAAACAGCATTTTTTGACTGCCGAATACAAACTGGATTAATAGAAACTAAAGTTTTTCGGACCGGTTAGTTTTATTAGGAGAAAGATTAATAAAGCCTGTATCTATGATTACTTTGTAATCTTTGATACAGGCTTTTTCATTCGGAAAATATACATATATATTTTTAAAAGTTAGCAGTTTCTTTTATTTTTTTAAAATCATTTAACATATCAGGCAAGTAGACATAATAAAAAAATTGAATAAAATTCCATTACTTGTATATTTTAACTATTAAATATACAAAAGGAGAATTTATGGAGAATATTTTAAAGTCACAATACCCGTCAAGAAGTGTTCTCTTCAATATTGAACCATTAGGTTTGGGAACACCTTATGTTGAATCATTATCAAGTTATATTTCACGCCTAGCAAGATATCATTGTTTATCCACCGGTACTTTATTCTCGAAGCTAATTGCTATTTATTTAAACAAGTACTATATAACTGAAATTGCCGGAAGAGGAGGAGATGGATTCTATGATTCGTCAAATGGAGTCAATGGTATAGGAAGTCTTGCAATTGATTTTGTAGAGGTAATAGAGTTTTTAACATCAAGAAACAATATATCCAAGCTAACATTTTTGCCATGGTCAAGCATACTTCCTACAAGAGGGTTAATGGAAACAAAGAAAAAGTGGTGCCCGTTTTGCTATGAAGATTCATTAGCCAATCAAAGCGAAGTATATGATCCACTTATTTGGTCTCTTAAGGAAAGTAAATATTGCTTAAAGCATAAAGTAACCTTGGTTTCTACTTGTAATAGATGCTATAGGAAGATAAATTTCCTCTCAAGAGATTCAAACCCTGGGTTTTGTCATTCGTGTAAAAGCTGGCTGGGAAGCCATACTGAAACTTTCTATAATGAAATAGAACCACTCGATATGAAAATTGGGAATTCAGAAAGAATTGGTGAAATGTTAGAAATTAGTTCTGGAGTAAGGCCAATAAATATCCGGAGAAGCCAAGTTGGTGAAGCATTAAATTTTTACCTAAATAGCTGTTTTAAAGGTGACCTGAAAGCTTTTGCTCATGTTCTTGAAACTCCGATAACTACATTTCGATATTGGCAAAAGGGAATAAACCTGCCTCCTTTAAGGGGTTTACTTAAGATCTGTTTAAACTTAGACATCGGTCTATTAGATTTTATAGAGATGAAACATATTGAGATACATAGCTATGAAAATAAAGTATTTTCGCAAACGTATACAAAAGAAATCAAGAAGTATGATCACGACAAAGTAAAGGCAATTCTTATGGAGGAGATAACAAATCCTAAAGGTACATCATTATCCCAACTCGCTAAGGTCATTGGCTGTGACCGTAAGTTATTATATATAAAGTTTCCAAATGAATCCAAACAAATAGTAGACAATAATAAAAGCAACTTAATGTACAGAAAAATAGAAAGACGTGTCACCTCTGAGGAAAAGCTTTTAAAAGCTATCAAAAATTTACTAGATAAAGATTTATATCCTAGTAGACGAAGGGTTGAACATGAACTCGATGGGGAAATTTTACTAAAGGAAAGCCATTTTAGGGCAATATGGAATCAAATGATAAAAAATTTGTAGGAAAAGAAGGATTTAATTTATTAATTGTCGAAAAATTCAGATATATAGTAATAGTGCCAAGGATGGTGTGATTTATGAATAATATAAAACTTGAAAAATGGTTACAGGATAAAGGGATTCCTAATGACGGTATGAAACAAATTCAAAATGTAAGACGATCTGAACCATCAAGAAAAGTGAAGAGCAATGGTAAAAATGTTCCAGGCTTTTATCCCAGTAAAAAAATGGGTCTTACTATACAATTTGAGAGTCATAAGTTAGAGCTTGCTGGAATTTACGAGAAAGAACACGATCCAAACGTGATTGAATACTATGACCAACCCCCTTCATTTACAATTAGATATCAAGATAAAGAAGGGAAAAATAGAGGGCATAGATATACCCCAGATTTTTTTGTTATTGAGGAAGATTGGATTGGATGGGAAGAATGGAAGACTGAGCAAGAATTAATTGTTTTATCTCAAAAAAATCCGAATAGGTATTCAATAGATGAAAGTGGAAATTGGAGATGTCCACCTGCGGAAAAACACGCAAATGAATGTGGACTATCCTTTAGAATTCGTTCTTCTAAGGATATTGATTGGACATATCAACGAAACATAAGGTTTTTAGAAGATTACTTATTAGAGCAGACCCCAAACATTTGTGATGAAACCTCAAGTATTATAAAGAAGATAATTGGAGATAAGCCTTCCATCTCACTTGATGAACTTCTTTCAAATCAAAGCACATTTGATGCGGATGATATTTATACAATGATGGTTTTAGATGAGATTTATGCTGATATAACTAGATATTTAATAATTGACTTTGATAAATTTCCTCTATTTCTTAATAAGGAAGCGTTTATTGCCTATCAAAATATGAAAAGTGCATCAAACACTCTTCCTTTTAAGCCTATTACCCTTGATATTTCAGTTGGTAATAAGATTCAATGGGATTCTAAGATATGGAGAATTATTAATATAGGAGAAAGTGTAATCACCCTGCTTAGTCAATTTGATGAACCATCTGAGATTCCAATGGTTGTATTTGAGGACTTAATAATAAAAGGTTCAATATCCGAGATTCAGTTCAATAATGAGCTGGAAACAGAAGAGGAAATTACAGTGCTAAATATGATTAGGCAAGCTGGTGAAAAAGATTTAGAGGATGCAAATAAAAAATACTTTATTGTAAAAGGGCTATTAGAAGGAAGAAGTTTATCTGAATATGATATACCAGATAGAACGCTAAGGGATTGGATGAAAAAGTATAAGGATGCAGAAAAGGTTTATGGAAATGGTTATGTCGGTTTACTCCCATTGAGGCATCGTCAAGGAAATAGAA
This window harbors:
- a CDS encoding SMI1/KNR4 family protein; this translates as MKDVRELIHTRKLGVDESDIKAAENKLGAVFPDQYKELFKLVNNAEIGEWILYPIKDHRNTKKTWDDVVRQNTVVREEHMSEDLIAIGDDGSGDKLCLKENDGIMGNEIYLWYHEDGEIEEYASSLKEFIISISDEDNEDDLEDE
- a CDS encoding TniQ family protein, giving the protein MENILKSQYPSRSVLFNIEPLGLGTPYVESLSSYISRLARYHCLSTGTLFSKLIAIYLNKYYITEIAGRGGDGFYDSSNGVNGIGSLAIDFVEVIEFLTSRNNISKLTFLPWSSILPTRGLMETKKKWCPFCYEDSLANQSEVYDPLIWSLKESKYCLKHKVTLVSTCNRCYRKINFLSRDSNPGFCHSCKSWLGSHTETFYNEIEPLDMKIGNSERIGEMLEISSGVRPINIRRSQVGEALNFYLNSCFKGDLKAFAHVLETPITTFRYWQKGINLPPLRGLLKICLNLDIGLLDFIEMKHIEIHSYENKVFSQTYTKEIKKYDHDKVKAILMEEITNPKGTSLSQLAKVIGCDRKLLYIKFPNESKQIVDNNKSNLMYRKIERRVTSEEKLLKAIKNLLDKDLYPSRRRVEHELDGEILLKESHFRAIWNQMIKNL